In Nocardioides marinus, one DNA window encodes the following:
- the mnmA gene encoding tRNA 2-thiouridine(34) synthase MnmA — protein MKVLAAMSGGVDSAVAAARAHEAGHDVTGVHLALSRNPASYRSGARGCCTIEDSNDARRAADVIGIPFYVWDLSERFHADVVEDFMDEYAAGRTPNPCLRCNEKIKFAAVLDRALALGFDAVATGHYAILREGADGLVEMHRSVDAGKDQSYVLGVLDQHQLRHSLFPLGDTPKAQVREEAARRGLLVADKPDSHDICFVADGDNAGWLREKLGERAPNHGGVIVDDETGEELGRHDGTYGYTIGQRKGLRIGTPAPDGKPRFVLDIEPVEGTVRVGPRERLAVHGLEGIRPRWCGTVPASDTWGDCTVQLRAHGDEHRARLRVHDGGESVSVELLDPAYGIAPGQAVVVYDGSRVVGSATIASTDRSPVGSAS, from the coding sequence ATGAAGGTGCTGGCCGCGATGTCCGGCGGGGTCGACTCCGCCGTGGCCGCCGCACGTGCCCACGAGGCCGGCCACGACGTGACCGGGGTGCACCTGGCGCTCTCGCGCAACCCCGCGTCGTACCGTTCCGGGGCCCGCGGCTGCTGCACCATCGAGGACAGCAACGACGCGCGTCGCGCCGCCGACGTCATCGGCATCCCGTTCTACGTCTGGGACCTCTCCGAGCGGTTCCACGCCGACGTGGTCGAGGACTTCATGGACGAGTACGCCGCCGGGCGCACCCCCAACCCCTGCCTGCGGTGCAACGAGAAGATCAAGTTCGCCGCGGTGCTCGACCGGGCGCTGGCGCTCGGCTTCGACGCCGTCGCCACCGGCCACTACGCGATCCTGCGCGAGGGCGCCGACGGCCTGGTGGAGATGCACCGCTCGGTCGACGCCGGCAAGGACCAGTCCTACGTGCTCGGCGTGCTCGACCAGCACCAGCTGCGGCACTCGCTCTTCCCGCTCGGGGACACCCCCAAGGCGCAGGTGCGCGAGGAGGCCGCCCGGCGCGGGCTGCTGGTCGCCGACAAGCCCGACAGCCACGACATCTGCTTCGTCGCCGACGGCGACAACGCCGGCTGGCTGCGCGAGAAGCTGGGGGAGCGCGCGCCCAACCACGGTGGCGTCATCGTCGACGACGAGACCGGCGAGGAGCTCGGGCGCCACGACGGCACCTACGGCTACACCATCGGCCAGCGCAAGGGCCTGCGCATCGGCACGCCCGCGCCCGACGGGAAGCCCCGCTTCGTGCTCGACATCGAGCCGGTCGAGGGCACCGTGCGGGTGGGGCCACGCGAGCGGCTGGCCGTCCACGGCCTCGAGGGCATCCGTCCGCGCTGGTGCGGCACCGTCCCCGCGTCGGACACCTGGGGGGACTGCACCGTCCAGCTGCGGGCGCACGGCGACGAGCACCGCGCGCGGCTGCGCGTCCACGACGGTGGCGAGTCGGTCAGTGTCGAGCTGCTCGACCCGGCGTACGGCATCGCGCCCGGCCAGGCCGTCGTGGTGTACGACGGCAGCCGGGTCGTCGGCTCGGCCACGATCGCCTCCACGGACCGCTCGCCGGTCGGGAGCGCGTCATGA
- a CDS encoding DUF6801 domain-containing protein, producing MRPLLPAVAAALLAPLLPVLAAAPAGAANDQDPRMVERTTVYTCASEVLGSGDFETFVRVQLPRTVTAGKKMAARPIDFSIVVPEEMTQTMRDYGVEEVSGRSDDATYKVGTKKRKIRRLELPSTEVPAEGLLVLEGTGTAQAVRLKKIDTYPVKLPGRFTATITVTGSFSMSDELTCRIAKGAKTKIGSVRVVP from the coding sequence GTGCGCCCTCTCCTCCCCGCCGTCGCCGCCGCCCTGCTCGCCCCGCTCCTCCCGGTGCTGGCCGCCGCTCCTGCCGGAGCGGCCAATGACCAGGACCCGAGGATGGTGGAGCGGACCACCGTCTACACCTGTGCCTCCGAGGTGCTGGGCTCCGGTGACTTCGAGACCTTCGTCCGCGTCCAGCTGCCGCGGACGGTCACGGCCGGCAAGAAGATGGCCGCCCGCCCGATCGACTTCTCCATCGTCGTGCCGGAGGAGATGACCCAGACGATGCGCGACTACGGCGTCGAGGAGGTCTCCGGGCGCTCCGACGACGCGACGTACAAGGTCGGCACGAAGAAGCGGAAGATCCGCCGCCTCGAGCTCCCGTCCACCGAGGTCCCGGCCGAGGGGCTGCTCGTCCTCGAGGGCACCGGCACCGCGCAGGCGGTGCGGCTGAAGAAGATCGACACCTACCCGGTCAAGCTGCCCGGCAGGTTCACCGCGACCATCACCGTGACCGGGTCGTTCTCCATGTCCGACGAGCTCACCTGCCGCATCGCCAAGGGCGCGAAGACCAAGATCGGCAGCGTGCGCGTCGTCCCGTGA
- the rpmA gene encoding 50S ribosomal protein L27 has protein sequence MAHKKGAASTKNGRDSNAQRLGVKRFGGQLVNAGEIIVRQRGTHFHPGSGVGRGGDDTLFALQAGAVEFGTRRGRKVVNIVPGE, from the coding sequence ATGGCACACAAGAAGGGCGCGGCGTCCACCAAGAACGGCCGCGACTCCAACGCCCAGCGCCTCGGCGTCAAGCGCTTCGGCGGCCAGCTGGTCAACGCCGGCGAGATCATCGTCCGCCAGCGCGGCACCCACTTCCACCCGGGTTCGGGTGTGGGTCGTGGCGGCGACGACACGCTGTTCGCCCTGCAGGCCGGTGCCGTGGAGTTCGGCACCCGCCGCGGCCGCAAGGTCGTCAACATCGTCCCGGGCGAGTGA
- a CDS encoding TIGR03936 family radical SAM-associated protein, whose amino-acid sequence MREQPEQQAPPVQRLRIRYAKRGRLRFTSHRDFSRAFERAVFRARIPMAYSSGFNPHPRISYAGAAPTGSASEAEYLEIALAQVVDPADVHAELEQALPPGLDVLQVVESPGGSLADRLDASRWTIDVASAPDVTAAAVEGFLAHESVLVERMTKKGLREFDCRAAVVSLSVAPHDRGARLELVLRHATIPAVRPDDVLRGLTQTSGLEAGSAPLLTRQAQGPLDPETGEVGDPLA is encoded by the coding sequence GTGCGTGAGCAGCCCGAGCAGCAGGCCCCACCGGTCCAGCGACTGAGGATCCGGTACGCCAAGCGCGGCCGGTTGCGCTTCACCAGCCACCGCGACTTCTCCCGTGCCTTCGAGCGCGCGGTGTTCCGCGCACGTATCCCGATGGCCTACTCCTCGGGGTTCAACCCCCACCCGCGCATCTCGTACGCCGGTGCGGCGCCGACCGGCTCGGCCAGCGAGGCGGAGTACCTCGAGATCGCGCTGGCGCAGGTCGTCGACCCCGCCGACGTCCACGCCGAGCTCGAGCAGGCGCTGCCCCCGGGCCTGGACGTGCTGCAGGTGGTGGAGTCGCCCGGCGGGTCGCTGGCCGACCGGCTCGACGCCAGCCGCTGGACCATCGACGTCGCGAGCGCCCCGGACGTCACCGCCGCTGCGGTCGAGGGCTTCTTGGCCCACGAGAGCGTGCTGGTGGAGCGGATGACCAAGAAGGGGCTGCGTGAGTTCGACTGCCGCGCCGCGGTGGTCTCGCTGAGCGTCGCGCCGCACGACCGGGGAGCCCGGCTGGAGCTGGTGCTGCGCCACGCCACCATCCCCGCCGTACGCCCCGACGACGTGCTGCGCGGGCTCACCCAGACCTCCGGGCTGGAGGCGGGCTCGGCGCCGCTGCTCACCCGGCAGGCCCAGGGGCCCCTGGACCCGGAGACCGGCGAGGTCGGCGACCCGCTGGCCTGA
- a CDS encoding cysteine desulfurase family protein, with product MTDPVYLDHAATTPMVPEALEAMVEQLGRTANPSSLHASGRAARRAVEEARERVAAALGCRPGEVVFTSGGTEADNLALKGLAWARRDQDPRRTRLLTTAVEHHAVLDPLEWLEAQQGYAVEHLAVDADGRLDPAALGTALAEPASVGLVSVMWANNEVGTLQPLQRVVAAAGEHGIPVHTDAVQAVGAVPVDFAGSGVDAMTVSGHKVGGPHGAGALVVRRDLPVAPLLHGGGQERDVRSGTLDTPAVVGFATALDLAVARQAEHAAHLRALRGRLVDGLRKVVPDVVLNGPGPDSVPGWDRARLPGNVHVSFPGCEGDSLLMLLDARGIECSTGSACSAGVPQASHVLLAMGRDEDEARSSLRFTLGRTSTEADVDAVLHAIGPAVERARAAKL from the coding sequence ATGACCGACCCCGTCTACCTCGACCACGCCGCCACGACGCCGATGGTGCCGGAGGCTCTCGAGGCGATGGTCGAGCAGCTCGGTCGCACCGCCAACCCGTCCTCGCTGCACGCCTCGGGCCGCGCCGCGCGCCGGGCGGTCGAGGAGGCCCGGGAGCGGGTCGCCGCCGCGCTGGGGTGCCGTCCCGGCGAGGTGGTCTTCACCTCCGGTGGCACCGAGGCCGACAACCTGGCCCTCAAGGGCCTGGCCTGGGCACGCCGCGACCAGGACCCGCGCCGCACGCGGCTGCTGACGACCGCCGTGGAGCACCATGCCGTGCTCGACCCGCTGGAGTGGCTCGAGGCGCAGCAGGGCTACGCCGTGGAGCACCTCGCCGTCGACGCCGACGGGCGGCTGGACCCGGCCGCGCTGGGGACGGCGCTCGCCGAGCCCGCGTCGGTGGGCCTGGTCTCGGTGATGTGGGCCAACAACGAGGTCGGCACCCTCCAGCCGCTGCAGCGCGTGGTCGCCGCGGCGGGGGAGCACGGCATCCCGGTGCACACCGACGCCGTGCAGGCCGTGGGCGCCGTGCCGGTCGACTTCGCGGGCTCCGGGGTCGACGCGATGACGGTCTCCGGCCACAAGGTGGGCGGCCCGCACGGGGCGGGTGCGCTGGTCGTGCGCCGCGACCTCCCGGTGGCCCCGCTGCTGCACGGCGGCGGTCAGGAGCGCGACGTGCGCTCCGGCACCCTCGACACCCCCGCGGTCGTGGGGTTCGCGACCGCCCTCGACCTCGCCGTCGCCCGGCAGGCCGAGCACGCGGCCCACCTCCGCGCCCTGCGCGGCCGCCTGGTCGACGGGCTGCGGAAGGTCGTGCCCGACGTGGTGCTCAACGGGCCCGGGCCCGACTCCGTGCCCGGCTGGGACCGCGCGCGGCTCCCCGGCAACGTGCACGTCTCCTTCCCCGGGTGCGAGGGCGACTCCCTGCTGATGCTGCTCGACGCCCGTGGCATCGAGTGCTCGACCGGCTCGGCCTGCTCGGCCGGGGTGCCGCAGGCCTCCCACGTGCTGCTGGCCATGGGCCGCGACGAGGACGAGGCGCGCAGCTCGCTGCGCTTCACCCTCGGCCGCACCTCCACCGAGGCCGACGTCGACGCCGTGCTCCACGCGATCGGCCCGGCCGTCGAGCGCGCTCGCGCGGCGAAGCTGTGA
- the obgE gene encoding GTPase ObgE, translating to MALPTFVDRVTLHVSAGRGGNGVASVHREKFKPLGGPDGGNGGPGGSIILRVDPAVTTLLEYHHSPKRRAEHGGHGAGGHRNGGHGKDLVLSVPDGTVVRNRDGELLADLVGAGTELVIAEGGRGGLGNAALASAKRKAPGFALLGEPGDELEVVLELKVVADIGLVGFPSAGKSSLIAAMSRARPKIADYPFTTLVPNLGVVTAGETVFTVADVPGLIEGASEGRGLGHDFLRHVERCAAIVHVIDTASIEPGRNPLDDLDIIENELSRYGGLEDRPRLVALNKIDVPDGRDISDITIEDLRSRGLRVIPVSAASGEGLKELTFAMAEIVAASRTEKPVVEAQRIVLRPAGADGADFTVIESDEVPAEPGHRGWRVRGTKPERWVRQTDFSNDEAVGFLADRLNRLGVEDRLLQLGAIEGDTVLIGRDENSVVFDFKPGIEAGAEMLGRRGEDQRFDDRRDASRRRRDIDAAMPERQEGETRADVARRLDVERRGAAGPTSYDIGGEDDPDLLGAHEAEQAREWAEDDPEGRG from the coding sequence ATGGCACTGCCGACCTTCGTCGACCGCGTGACGCTGCACGTCAGCGCCGGGCGCGGCGGCAACGGCGTGGCCTCGGTGCACCGCGAGAAGTTCAAGCCGCTCGGTGGACCCGACGGCGGCAACGGCGGGCCGGGCGGCTCGATCATCCTGCGCGTGGACCCCGCGGTCACCACGCTGCTGGAGTACCACCACAGCCCCAAGCGTCGCGCCGAGCACGGCGGCCACGGTGCGGGCGGCCACCGCAACGGCGGCCACGGGAAGGACCTCGTCCTCTCGGTGCCCGACGGCACCGTCGTACGCAACCGTGACGGCGAGCTGCTCGCCGACCTCGTCGGCGCCGGCACCGAGCTGGTCATCGCCGAGGGCGGCCGTGGCGGTCTCGGCAACGCCGCGCTGGCCTCGGCCAAGCGCAAGGCGCCGGGCTTCGCGCTCCTCGGCGAGCCCGGCGACGAGCTCGAGGTCGTCCTGGAGCTGAAGGTCGTCGCCGACATCGGCCTGGTGGGCTTCCCCAGCGCCGGCAAGTCCAGCCTCATCGCGGCGATGTCGCGGGCGCGGCCGAAGATCGCCGACTACCCGTTCACCACCCTGGTGCCGAACCTCGGGGTGGTCACCGCCGGCGAGACCGTCTTCACCGTCGCCGACGTCCCCGGCCTCATCGAGGGCGCGAGCGAGGGCCGCGGACTGGGCCACGACTTCCTGCGGCACGTGGAGCGCTGCGCCGCGATCGTGCACGTCATCGACACCGCCTCCATCGAGCCGGGCCGCAACCCGCTCGACGACCTCGACATCATCGAGAACGAGCTGAGCCGGTACGGCGGTCTCGAGGACCGGCCGCGCCTGGTGGCGCTGAACAAGATCGACGTCCCCGACGGGCGCGACATCTCCGACATCACCATCGAGGACCTGCGCTCGCGCGGCCTGCGGGTCATCCCGGTCTCGGCGGCCTCCGGTGAGGGCCTGAAGGAGCTCACCTTCGCGATGGCCGAGATCGTGGCGGCCTCCCGCACCGAGAAGCCCGTCGTCGAGGCCCAGCGCATCGTGCTGCGTCCGGCGGGCGCGGACGGCGCGGACTTCACCGTCATCGAGAGCGACGAGGTGCCCGCCGAGCCCGGTCATCGCGGCTGGCGGGTGCGCGGCACCAAGCCCGAGCGCTGGGTGCGGCAGACCGACTTCAGCAACGACGAGGCCGTGGGCTTCCTCGCCGACCGCCTCAACCGGCTCGGGGTCGAGGACCGGCTGCTGCAGCTCGGCGCGATCGAGGGCGACACCGTCCTGATCGGCCGGGACGAGAACTCCGTGGTCTTCGACTTCAAGCCGGGGATCGAGGCCGGCGCGGAGATGCTGGGCCGTCGCGGCGAGGACCAGCGCTTCGACGACCGCCGTGACGCCTCGCGTCGTCGCCGCGACATCGACGCCGCGATGCCCGAGCGGCAGGAGGGCGAGACCCGCGCCGACGTGGCCCGCCGCCTGGACGTCGAGCGCCGCGGTGCGGCCGGCCCCACGTCGTACGACATCGGCGGCGAGGACGATCCCGACCTGCTGGGGGCCCACGAGGCCGAGCAGGCGCGCGAGTGGGCCGAGGACGACCCGGAGGGCCGGGGGTGA
- the proB gene encoding glutamate 5-kinase, producing the protein MTLRREVTEARRVVVKVGSSSLTTAAGGIDPDRVRSLVDVLAAARERGVEVVLVSSGAIAAGLAPLGLARRPRGLAAQQAAASVGQGLLVHRYTEELSRHGLVAGQVLLTLDDVTRRAHYRNAHQTLAQLLELGVLPIVNENDTVATSEIRFGDNDRLAALVAHLVHADLLVLLSDVDGLYDGPPTREGARLLDEVRDETDLQAVSIGSVGAAGVGTGGMVTKVEAARIATGAGIPVVLTSAERAGEALSGTGVGTLFHATGRRRPTRLLWLAHATESRGALHLDAGAVRAVVDRRASLLAAGLTGASGSFVAGDPVDLAGPDGTVVARGLVNFDAEEVPALVGRSTAQLKEELGAAYEREVVHRDDLVLLTP; encoded by the coding sequence GTGACCCTGCGCCGGGAGGTGACCGAGGCGCGCCGCGTCGTCGTCAAGGTCGGCTCCTCCTCGCTCACGACCGCGGCCGGTGGCATCGACCCCGACCGCGTCCGCTCGCTCGTCGACGTGCTCGCCGCGGCCCGCGAGCGCGGTGTCGAGGTCGTGCTGGTCTCCTCCGGCGCCATCGCGGCCGGGCTCGCACCGCTCGGCCTGGCCCGGCGCCCCCGCGGCCTGGCGGCCCAGCAGGCGGCCGCCTCGGTGGGGCAGGGGCTGCTGGTCCACCGCTACACCGAGGAGCTCTCCCGGCACGGACTGGTCGCCGGCCAGGTGCTGCTCACCCTCGACGACGTGACCCGGCGCGCGCACTACCGCAACGCCCACCAGACGCTCGCCCAGCTGCTCGAGCTGGGCGTGCTGCCGATCGTCAACGAGAACGACACCGTCGCGACCTCCGAGATCCGCTTCGGCGACAACGACCGCCTGGCCGCCCTGGTCGCCCACCTGGTGCACGCCGACCTGCTGGTGCTGCTCTCCGACGTCGACGGCCTGTACGACGGTCCGCCGACCCGTGAGGGGGCGCGCCTGCTCGACGAGGTGCGCGACGAGACCGACCTCCAGGCCGTCTCCATCGGCTCGGTGGGAGCGGCGGGCGTGGGGACCGGCGGCATGGTGACCAAGGTCGAGGCCGCCCGGATCGCCACCGGTGCCGGCATCCCGGTGGTCCTGACGTCGGCCGAGCGGGCCGGCGAGGCCCTGTCCGGCACGGGCGTGGGCACGTTGTTCCACGCGACCGGTCGCCGTCGTCCGACCCGGCTGCTGTGGCTGGCGCACGCGACGGAGTCGCGCGGCGCACTGCACCTGGACGCCGGCGCCGTGCGCGCCGTGGTCGATCGGCGCGCCTCGCTGCTGGCGGCGGGCCTCACCGGGGCCAGCGGCAGCTTCGTGGCCGGTGACCCCGTCGACCTGGCCGGTCCCGACGGGACCGTCGTGGCCCGCGGCCTGGTCAACTTCGACGCCGAGGAGGTCCCGGCGCTGGTCGGGCGCTCCACCGCCCAGCTCAAGGAGGAGCTCGGCGCGGCCTACGAGCGTGAGGTCGTGCACCGTGACGACCTGGTGCTGCTGACGCCGTAG
- a CDS encoding Rne/Rng family ribonuclease, giving the protein MPDEFQVGDEPITPAVETTGDTPAEPATEPPAEKPAKKTAAKKTAAKKTAAKKPAAKKAAAKKPAAKKTAAKATEPAPDEQLPLDEGAAAPVEDAPAAVKKTTRTRRTTTKAAQAPEATPDGPAEAGEQTEPAPARKAPAKRTSKKPAAEPAAEPAAVDGDADADGAASTKPAKKAAAKKTGSRAKKSEPAAEQAPETTEAAVEAEETEQGAPGGAPVPLFQAPDASKATRARRTTKSTEVEDAAQPEGEDADEDDEVQDGPVQDAQDTDDQDSDDQDGDTDGDQDDDDQDGDQDGDQDGEGGSSSGRRRRRRGGRRRRRGGGGGGGGGQGGDQQGQDRNQDHDTSSEGGAEDDSKAESKDGAKADSKDGTKDGAGSEESGQNGGQNGGQRGGQQGGQQGDQQGDRDDQGEGSGSSRRRRRRRRSGEGDGDGGDDPTNTVTRVRSARSAEDQITALSGSTRLEAKKQRRREGREAGRRRAPIASEAEFLARRESVERVMVIREREDLTQIAVLEDKVLVEHYVARESQTSLIGNVYLGRVQNVLPSMEAAFIDIGKGRNAVLYAGEVNWSALGHKEGQPRKIESVLSSGQSVLVQVTKDPVGHKGARLTSQISLAGRFLVYVPDGTTSGISRKLPDTERARLKALLKEIVPDTAGVIVRTAAEGASEEELTRDVERLKARWEDVEKKAKGSAPQLLYGEPDLTLKVVRDLFTEDFAKLVIQGDDSWSTVQDYVQHVAPDLADRLERFEPAGEGRDAGKDVFATYRIDEQIAKGLDRKVWLPSGGSLVIDRTEAMTVVDVNTGKFTGSGGNLEETVTKNNLEAAEEVVRQLRLRDIGGIIVVDFIDMVLESNRDLVLRRLVECLGRDRTRHQVAEVTSLGLVQMTRKRIGTGLLEAFSENCTHCQGRGLVVHDHPVDPKRGGGDDDDRGGRGRRSRGGKGKGDQSGNQSGGQGGNQSGNQGGQASAPSPKDVAAMARADKAAEAAEAAQADGAVEATSQDVPADTPAREDKPQGRDQGQGESQGQGQGKGQGKNQRRRGQQGADAPEAPAEQGGQERAQQPVEEPVAPAAGPDSPSAQESAQESAQESAQHPAQEPAQESAQQPAQQPAQQPAQQPAGSSGVVTRTRRAARRTAPLTTGEAAAVVVDPTTQPSAPEPAAQAPVAAPKVVTRTRSSRSSRPAGGSPVPTMEQADAPAGVGEPPVSGTVEPGTAETEPAGGSTVEHVPVKRKGSRKR; this is encoded by the coding sequence ATGCCCGACGAGTTCCAGGTCGGCGACGAGCCGATCACCCCTGCCGTCGAGACCACCGGCGACACCCCGGCCGAGCCCGCCACCGAGCCGCCCGCCGAGAAGCCGGCGAAGAAGACGGCGGCCAAGAAGACCGCCGCCAAGAAGACCGCTGCGAAGAAGCCGGCCGCCAAGAAGGCCGCGGCCAAGAAGCCGGCCGCCAAGAAGACCGCGGCCAAGGCCACGGAGCCGGCTCCCGACGAGCAGCTGCCCCTCGACGAGGGTGCTGCCGCCCCCGTCGAGGACGCCCCGGCGGCGGTGAAGAAGACCACCCGCACCCGCCGCACCACGACGAAGGCCGCCCAGGCGCCCGAGGCGACCCCCGACGGCCCCGCCGAGGCCGGTGAGCAGACCGAGCCCGCTCCGGCGAGGAAGGCCCCGGCCAAGCGCACGAGCAAGAAGCCCGCTGCCGAGCCCGCTGCCGAGCCCGCTGCGGTCGACGGTGACGCCGACGCCGACGGGGCGGCGAGCACGAAGCCGGCCAAGAAGGCCGCGGCCAAGAAGACCGGCTCGCGCGCCAAGAAGAGCGAGCCCGCCGCGGAGCAGGCCCCCGAGACCACCGAGGCGGCCGTCGAGGCGGAGGAGACCGAGCAGGGCGCCCCCGGCGGCGCTCCCGTCCCGCTCTTCCAGGCCCCGGACGCCTCCAAGGCCACCCGCGCCCGCAGGACCACGAAGTCGACGGAGGTCGAGGACGCCGCGCAGCCCGAGGGCGAGGACGCGGACGAGGACGACGAGGTCCAGGACGGCCCGGTCCAGGACGCCCAGGACACCGACGACCAGGACAGCGACGACCAGGACGGCGACACCGACGGCGACCAGGACGACGACGACCAGGACGGCGACCAGGACGGCGACCAGGACGGCGAGGGCGGCTCGTCCTCGGGCCGGCGTCGCCGGCGACGGGGTGGACGACGCCGCCGTCGCGGTGGCGGCGGTGGCGGTGGCGGTGGCCAGGGCGGCGACCAGCAGGGCCAGGACCGGAATCAGGACCACGACACCTCCTCCGAGGGCGGCGCCGAGGACGACTCCAAGGCCGAATCCAAGGACGGCGCCAAGGCCGATTCCAAGGACGGGACCAAGGACGGGGCCGGCTCCGAGGAGTCCGGCCAGAACGGTGGCCAGAACGGTGGCCAGCGCGGGGGCCAGCAGGGCGGCCAGCAGGGCGACCAGCAGGGCGACAGGGACGACCAGGGCGAGGGCTCGGGCAGCTCGCGTCGGCGCCGTCGGCGCCGCCGGTCCGGCGAGGGCGACGGTGACGGCGGGGACGACCCGACCAACACCGTGACCAGGGTGCGCAGCGCCCGCTCGGCCGAGGACCAGATCACCGCGCTGTCCGGCTCGACCCGCCTCGAGGCCAAGAAGCAGCGCCGTCGCGAGGGCCGCGAGGCCGGTCGCCGTCGCGCCCCGATCGCCTCCGAGGCCGAGTTCCTCGCTCGCCGTGAGTCGGTGGAGCGCGTGATGGTCATCCGCGAGCGCGAGGACCTCACGCAGATCGCCGTGCTCGAGGACAAGGTGCTCGTCGAGCACTACGTGGCCCGTGAGTCCCAGACCTCGCTGATCGGCAACGTCTACCTCGGCCGCGTGCAGAACGTCCTGCCGTCCATGGAGGCCGCGTTCATCGACATCGGCAAGGGCCGCAACGCGGTGCTGTACGCCGGTGAGGTCAACTGGTCCGCGCTGGGCCACAAGGAGGGCCAGCCGCGCAAGATCGAGTCGGTGCTCTCCTCCGGCCAGTCGGTCCTGGTGCAGGTCACCAAGGACCCGGTGGGTCACAAGGGCGCCCGGCTGACCAGCCAGATCAGCCTCGCGGGCCGGTTCCTGGTCTACGTGCCCGACGGCACGACGTCGGGGATCTCCCGCAAGCTCCCCGACACCGAGCGCGCCCGTCTCAAGGCCCTGCTCAAGGAGATCGTGCCCGACACCGCCGGCGTCATCGTGCGGACCGCGGCCGAGGGCGCCAGCGAGGAGGAGCTGACCCGCGACGTCGAGCGGCTCAAGGCCCGCTGGGAGGACGTCGAGAAGAAAGCCAAGGGCTCGGCCCCGCAGCTGCTCTACGGCGAGCCGGACCTGACGCTGAAGGTCGTGCGCGACCTGTTCACCGAGGACTTCGCCAAGCTCGTCATCCAGGGTGACGACTCCTGGTCGACGGTGCAGGACTACGTCCAGCACGTGGCCCCCGACCTCGCCGACCGCCTCGAGCGCTTCGAGCCCGCGGGCGAGGGGCGCGACGCCGGCAAGGACGTCTTCGCGACGTACCGGATCGACGAGCAGATCGCCAAGGGGCTGGACCGCAAGGTGTGGCTGCCCTCGGGCGGCTCGCTGGTCATCGACCGGACCGAGGCGATGACCGTCGTCGACGTCAACACCGGCAAGTTCACCGGCTCCGGCGGCAACCTCGAGGAGACCGTCACCAAGAACAACCTGGAGGCGGCCGAGGAGGTCGTGCGCCAGCTGCGGCTGCGCGACATCGGCGGCATCATCGTCGTCGACTTCATCGACATGGTCCTGGAGTCCAACCGCGACCTGGTGCTGCGCCGCCTGGTCGAGTGCCTGGGCCGCGACCGCACCCGGCACCAGGTGGCCGAGGTGACCTCGCTGGGTCTGGTGCAGATGACGCGCAAGCGGATCGGCACCGGCCTGCTCGAGGCGTTCAGCGAGAATTGCACCCACTGCCAGGGCCGCGGCCTGGTCGTCCACGACCACCCCGTGGACCCCAAGCGCGGCGGCGGTGACGACGACGACCGCGGTGGCCGCGGCCGCCGCTCGCGTGGCGGCAAGGGCAAGGGCGACCAGTCCGGCAACCAGTCCGGCGGCCAGGGCGGCAACCAGTCCGGCAACCAGGGTGGGCAGGCCTCGGCTCCCTCGCCCAAGGACGTCGCGGCGATGGCCCGTGCCGACAAGGCCGCTGAGGCCGCAGAGGCCGCCCAGGCCGACGGGGCCGTGGAGGCCACGTCGCAGGACGTGCCCGCGGACACGCCAGCCCGGGAGGACAAGCCCCAGGGCCGGGACCAGGGCCAGGGCGAGTCCCAGGGTCAGGGCCAGGGCAAGGGGCAGGGCAAGAACCAGCGCCGGCGTGGGCAGCAGGGCGCGGACGCGCCCGAGGCCCCGGCCGAGCAGGGCGGCCAGGAGCGTGCCCAGCAGCCCGTCGAGGAGCCCGTGGCCCCCGCGGCGGGTCCCGACTCCCCGTCGGCCCAGGAGTCGGCCCAGGAGTCGGCCCAGGAGTCGGCCCAGCATCCGGCCCAGGAGCCGGCCCAGGAGTCGGCCCAGCAGCCGGCCCAGCAGCCGGCCCAGCAGCCGGCCCAGCAGCCGGCCGGCAGCTCGGGGGTCGTGACACGGACCCGTCGCGCCGCGCGGCGTACGGCGCCGCTGACGACCGGCGAGGCCGCGGCCGTGGTCGTGGACCCCACGACCCAGCCCAGCGCTCCCGAGCCGGCGGCCCAGGCCCCGGTGGCAGCACCGAAGGTGGTCACCCGGACCCGTTCGAGCCGCTCCTCGCGGCCGGCCGGGGGGAGCCCGGTGCCGACGATGGAGCAGGCCGACGCCCCCGCGGGCGTGGGCGAGCCCCCGGTCAGCGGCACGGTCGAGCCGGGCACCGCCGAGACCGAGCCGGCAGGCGGCTCGACGGTGGAGCACGTGCCGGTCAAGCGCAAGGGGTCGCGCAAGCGGTGA
- the rplU gene encoding 50S ribosomal protein L21 has translation MYAIVRAGATQQKVAVGDVIEIDKVTTPVGETLTLPVVMAVDGETVTSTGLDKAAVTVEVLGATKGPKIVIQKYKNKTGYKKRQGHRQKYTQVKVTDISL, from the coding sequence GTGTACGCGATCGTGCGCGCTGGCGCCACCCAGCAGAAGGTTGCCGTGGGCGACGTCATCGAGATCGACAAGGTCACCACGCCGGTGGGCGAGACCCTGACCCTCCCCGTGGTCATGGCCGTCGACGGTGAGACCGTCACCTCGACCGGGCTCGACAAGGCCGCCGTGACCGTCGAGGTCCTCGGCGCCACCAAGGGCCCGAAGATCGTCATCCAGAAGTACAAGAACAAGACCGGGTACAAGAAGCGCCAGGGTCACCGCCAGAAGTACACCCAGGTCAAGGTCACCGACATCTCCCTCTGA